From a single Deinococcus budaensis genomic region:
- a CDS encoding GAF domain-containing protein, whose product MTLPPFPPELSAAPTVRAFGAALASFACQSVRAHGVQVWAVVGGSLAVVGEEGRGLGLSDGTLAARSLAAGGVLEEGMLVCLPFGAGVLEFVGADPEGVERLSGLAPLLTLALEGVQAREVRRGRGRVAETVEQLVRRLGGSLDLAEVLTATAESAALALGFGRAFVGLFSEVGAQGARTGEVFTHGFDSAFTGGIDVGPVSFGRLMERGEVILYERGRDAGTPLAQGLAELDPEVALIAPLSARGRPLGVLYVDSRSPGARAGEDDTWLVLALAEQASLAIDNARLYGIETRKREAAEALREAGAALASSLHLRDTLSRLLERATALFGADAAGVYELQPDGRTLTIRSALGLSSEYVLRVRAKVGPGVTGRAAQRREMVVARDLTDQHLGGSSRYTRQLLAQGQYPYRGVIGLPLGTRAGVFGVLTLYWQAPLPLDADDLALAEVFAAQASLAIENARLYEEELRREREAAVLLGVGRLLAEDQSDRALSEAARLATLALNAGRGLIALTGDAASGEAGREVTRCATFNLHPPGPAELASLMAQLGRGPRPLTRRHALPVAGSALIVPLRGDPGAGGAGDLLGFLYADDPGTEAPGDRALQLARSVADQMALTLTRERLLSALAREEARYRQLAEGAHDLILSADPGGTVTYANPAATRLLEPHSGPLVGAPLLDLATPATRPALHAAWDAAFAHPAGGRAEIEVGPYRLEVRLSAVRASGGGPDGTAAHSVLTVARDLSELQTLAAEIQRRGRALEAATSRQSELRSYLALFTQAQEEERRRISRELHDDTAQVLIATSRRVARLARELDGDHKGRVDDILADLQQAIESVRRFARNLRPSVLDDLGLLPALEWLAGQAHTDTRLEVSGPERRLTPALELTVFRLVQEALTNVDKHAGAHSAAIRVAYGPGGVRVAVTDDGQGFTPGQALARAQGGHLGLIGLRERVALAGGLLDVESEPGRGTTLTFTLPG is encoded by the coding sequence ATGACCCTGCCTCCCTTTCCCCCCGAGCTGAGCGCCGCGCCGACCGTGCGGGCGTTCGGGGCGGCATTGGCGTCTTTCGCGTGCCAGTCGGTGCGGGCGCACGGGGTGCAGGTGTGGGCGGTGGTGGGTGGGTCGCTGGCGGTGGTGGGGGAAGAGGGGCGGGGGCTGGGGCTGAGCGACGGCACGCTGGCGGCGCGGTCGCTGGCGGCGGGCGGGGTGCTGGAGGAGGGGATGCTGGTGTGCCTGCCTTTTGGCGCGGGGGTGCTGGAGTTCGTCGGGGCCGACCCGGAGGGCGTCGAGCGGCTCTCGGGCCTGGCGCCGCTGCTGACGCTGGCGCTGGAGGGCGTGCAGGCGCGCGAGGTGCGGCGGGGGCGGGGCCGGGTGGCCGAGACGGTCGAGCAGCTGGTGCGGCGGCTGGGGGGCAGCCTCGACCTGGCCGAGGTGCTGACCGCGACCGCCGAGAGTGCGGCGCTGGCGCTGGGCTTCGGGCGGGCGTTCGTGGGGCTGTTCAGCGAGGTCGGAGCGCAGGGTGCCCGGACGGGCGAGGTCTTTACCCACGGCTTCGACTCGGCCTTCACGGGGGGGATCGACGTGGGGCCGGTGTCGTTCGGGCGGCTGATGGAGCGCGGCGAGGTGATTCTCTACGAGCGGGGGCGCGACGCGGGCACGCCGCTGGCGCAGGGGCTGGCCGAACTTGACCCCGAGGTGGCCTTGATCGCGCCGCTGAGCGCGCGGGGGCGGCCCCTGGGCGTGCTGTACGTGGACAGCCGCTCGCCGGGGGCGCGGGCGGGCGAGGACGACACCTGGCTGGTGCTGGCGCTGGCCGAGCAGGCCAGCCTCGCCATCGACAATGCCCGGCTGTACGGCATCGAGACCCGCAAGCGCGAGGCCGCCGAGGCGCTGCGCGAGGCGGGCGCGGCGCTGGCGAGCAGCCTGCACCTGCGCGACACCCTCTCGCGGCTGCTGGAGCGGGCCACCGCGCTGTTCGGCGCCGACGCGGCGGGCGTCTACGAGCTGCAACCCGATGGCCGCACCCTCACCATCCGCAGCGCCCTGGGGTTGTCCAGCGAGTACGTGTTGCGGGTGCGCGCCAAGGTCGGCCCCGGGGTGACCGGGCGGGCCGCCCAGCGCCGCGAGATGGTGGTCGCCCGCGACCTCACCGACCAGCACCTGGGGGGCAGCAGCCGCTACACCCGCCAGTTGCTCGCCCAGGGCCAGTATCCCTACCGGGGCGTGATCGGGCTGCCGCTGGGGACCCGCGCGGGGGTCTTCGGGGTGCTGACCCTCTACTGGCAGGCCCCGCTGCCCCTCGACGCCGACGACCTCGCGCTGGCGGAGGTGTTCGCAGCCCAGGCCAGCCTCGCCATCGAGAACGCCCGGCTCTACGAAGAAGAGCTGCGCCGCGAGCGCGAGGCCGCCGTGCTGCTGGGGGTCGGGCGGCTGCTCGCTGAGGACCAGAGCGACCGGGCGCTCTCGGAGGCCGCGCGGCTGGCGACCCTGGCGCTGAACGCCGGGCGCGGGTTGATCGCGCTGACCGGGGACGCGGCGAGCGGGGAGGCAGGCCGGGAGGTCACCCGCTGCGCCACCTTCAATCTGCATCCGCCGGGTCCCGCCGAACTCGCCTCGCTGATGGCCCAGCTCGGGCGCGGGCCGAGGCCGCTGACCCGGCGCCACGCCCTGCCGGTGGCGGGCAGCGCCCTGATCGTGCCCCTGCGCGGCGATCCGGGCGCAGGCGGGGCGGGCGACCTGCTGGGCTTCCTGTACGCCGACGACCCCGGTACCGAGGCGCCGGGCGACCGGGCGCTTCAGCTCGCGCGCAGCGTGGCCGACCAGATGGCGCTGACCCTGACGCGCGAGCGCCTGCTCTCGGCCCTGGCCCGCGAGGAGGCGCGCTACCGCCAACTGGCCGAGGGCGCCCACGACCTGATTCTCAGCGCCGACCCCGGCGGCACGGTGACCTACGCCAACCCCGCCGCCACCCGGCTGCTGGAGCCGCACAGCGGGCCGCTGGTGGGGGCGCCGCTGCTGGACCTCGCCACGCCCGCCACCCGCCCGGCGCTGCACGCCGCCTGGGACGCCGCCTTTGCCCACCCCGCCGGGGGCCGCGCCGAGATCGAGGTCGGCCCCTACCGGCTGGAGGTGCGCCTCAGCGCGGTGCGGGCCTCGGGTGGGGGGCCGGACGGCACGGCGGCCCACAGTGTCCTGACTGTCGCCCGCGACCTCTCGGAACTCCAGACGCTGGCCGCCGAGATTCAGCGCCGGGGCCGGGCACTGGAGGCCGCGACCAGCCGCCAGAGCGAGCTGCGCAGTTACCTCGCCCTCTTTACCCAGGCGCAGGAGGAAGAGCGGCGGCGCATCAGCCGCGAGCTGCACGACGACACCGCGCAGGTGTTGATCGCCACCAGCCGCCGGGTCGCGCGGCTCGCCCGCGAGCTGGACGGCGACCACAAGGGCCGTGTGGACGACATCCTGGCCGACTTGCAACAGGCCATCGAGAGCGTGCGCCGCTTTGCCCGCAACCTGCGCCCCAGCGTGCTCGACGACCTCGGGCTGCTTCCGGCGCTGGAATGGCTCGCCGGACAGGCCCACACCGACACCCGGCTGGAGGTCAGCGGTCCCGAGCGCCGCCTGACCCCCGCCCTTGAACTCACCGTGTTCCGGCTGGTGCAAGAAGCGCTGACCAACGTGGACAAGCACGCCGGGGCGCACAGCGCGGCCATCCGGGTGGCCTACGGCCCCGGCGGCGTGCGGGTGGCCGTCACCGACGACGGCCAGGGCTTCACGCCGGGGCAGGCGCTGGCCCGCGCCCAGGGCGGCCACCTGGGCCTCATCGGCCTGCGCGAGCGCGTGGCCCTGGCCGGGGGCCTCCTCGACGTGGAGAGCGAGCCGGGCCGGGGCACCACCCTGACCTTCACGCTGCCGGGGTGA
- a CDS encoding glycosyltransferase codes for MRPLRIGLFTDTFLPDQNGIVTSVSLLSDELRARGHDVEVVAPAFPELHDTRPDVRRAPSVRYLFLPTYRLAWPTRKDFERQYDLVHTHTPLTLGLAGARLARKWRVPHVATYHTHIEAYTHYVPGLPGLQRRTRVVTRVMGHYYRRADAVITPTAAMLDVTREMGVPNAVVIPTGIEPSVLRSAPPITSPWPEGSRRLLTVGRLAREKRFDLVLDALAGLPDAHLVVLGEGPERGHLEAHAQRLGVAGRVSFLGVQPWTEIGAYYRLAELFLFASDTETQGLVLQEAQLMGVPVVAVGARGTLDGVAPGRSGFLVAPGDRAGAALTRHAAEILADARLWTRLSRGARVFGSACTPGSVAERVLEVYAGVLGLPRELALPGEVGSGRVTPRNTPAYDR; via the coding sequence GTGAGGCCCCTGCGCATCGGGCTGTTTACCGACACGTTCCTGCCGGACCAGAACGGGATCGTGACCAGCGTGTCGCTGCTCAGCGACGAGCTGCGGGCGCGCGGGCACGACGTGGAGGTGGTGGCGCCCGCTTTCCCGGAGCTGCACGACACCCGCCCCGACGTGCGCCGGGCGCCCAGCGTGCGTTACCTCTTTTTGCCCACCTACCGCCTGGCGTGGCCGACCCGCAAGGACTTCGAGCGCCAGTACGACCTGGTCCACACCCACACGCCGCTGACGCTGGGGCTGGCCGGCGCGCGGCTGGCGCGCAAGTGGCGGGTGCCGCACGTCGCCACCTACCACACCCATATCGAGGCCTACACCCACTACGTGCCGGGGCTGCCGGGGCTGCAACGGCGCACCCGGGTCGTGACCCGCGTCATGGGCCACTACTACCGCCGCGCCGACGCCGTGATCACGCCCACCGCCGCGATGCTCGACGTGACCCGCGAGATGGGGGTGCCGAATGCGGTCGTGATTCCCACCGGCATCGAGCCGTCGGTGCTGCGCTCGGCGCCGCCCATCACCTCCCCCTGGCCGGAGGGAAGCCGCCGCCTGCTCACGGTGGGCCGCCTGGCGCGCGAGAAGCGCTTCGATCTTGTGCTGGACGCCCTGGCGGGCCTGCCCGACGCGCACCTGGTCGTGCTGGGCGAAGGCCCCGAGCGCGGGCACCTGGAGGCGCACGCGCAGCGCCTGGGCGTCGCCGGGCGCGTGAGCTTCCTGGGGGTGCAGCCCTGGACCGAGATCGGGGCCTACTACCGCCTGGCCGAGCTGTTTCTCTTTGCCAGCGACACCGAGACGCAGGGGCTGGTGCTGCAAGAGGCGCAGCTGATGGGCGTGCCGGTGGTCGCCGTGGGGGCGCGCGGGACCCTCGACGGGGTGGCGCCGGGGCGCAGCGGCTTTCTGGTGGCGCCCGGCGACCGGGCGGGGGCGGCCCTGACCCGCCACGCCGCCGAGATTCTGGCCGACGCCCGGCTGTGGACCCGGCTCTCGCGCGGGGCGCGGGTCTTCGGGTCCGCCTGCACGCCGGGCAGCGTGGCCGAGCGGGTGCTGGAGGTCTACGCGGGCGTGCTGGGCCTGCCGCGCGAGCTGGCCCTGCCCGGCGAGGTGGGCAGCGGCCGGGTCACTCCGCGAAATACCCCCGCCTATGACCGCTGA
- a CDS encoding response regulator, which yields MHDADPRPDAAARPITLLLVDDHPVVRKGTRELLEGEPDLHVIGEADSGEDAVAKARQLTPDVILMDVSMPGMNGIEATRAIKAFLPGVGVLVLTSYDDDAYVFALLEAGAAGYLLKNTSEDDLLGAVRAVAAGESALHPAVARKVLERFSTQQTPSPPEDALSPRELEVLRIAATGRTNKEIARDLDISPRTVQVHLANIFSKLGVGSRTEAVLYGIKRGWIDPKLL from the coding sequence ATGCACGACGCCGACCCCCGCCCCGATGCCGCCGCGCGGCCCATCACGCTGCTGCTGGTCGACGACCATCCGGTGGTCCGCAAGGGCACCCGCGAGCTGCTAGAGGGTGAGCCGGACCTGCACGTGATCGGCGAGGCCGACAGCGGCGAGGACGCGGTGGCCAAGGCCCGGCAGCTCACTCCCGACGTGATCCTGATGGACGTGTCGATGCCCGGCATGAACGGCATCGAGGCGACCCGGGCGATCAAGGCCTTCTTGCCCGGCGTGGGCGTGCTGGTACTGACCAGCTACGACGACGACGCCTACGTCTTCGCGCTGCTGGAGGCGGGGGCAGCGGGCTACCTGCTGAAAAACACCTCGGAAGATGACCTGCTGGGCGCGGTGCGGGCAGTGGCGGCCGGAGAGAGCGCGCTGCATCCTGCGGTCGCGCGCAAGGTGCTGGAGCGCTTCAGCACCCAGCAGACGCCCAGCCCGCCCGAGGACGCCCTCAGCCCGCGTGAACTGGAGGTCTTGCGGATCGCCGCTACCGGGCGCACCAACAAGGAGATCGCGCGCGACCTGGACATCAGTCCGCGGACGGTGCAGGTTCACCTCGCCAACATCTTTTCCAAGCTGGGGGTGGGGAGCCGCACGGAAGCGGTGCTGTACGGGATCAAGCGGGGGTGGATCGATCCGAAGCTGCTGTGA
- a CDS encoding glycosyltransferase, which produces MPEFTVVIPARNEASYLPLTLRALASQSLAPHEVIVVDHASRDGTGEVARAWGARVVDCAGGGIARARQAGLGAARTTWVATTDADSLPAPDWLARLAHAAARPGQVALYGPMRFCGVSRPLRLASELGYGAFLHACELAGRPNLAGANMAFSRQAALLAGGYPEVEAYEDVLMGQALAELGTVSYVPGALVETSARRLAGGWLPFLWRHALNLSGHRRGYFAE; this is translated from the coding sequence GTGCCGGAGTTCACCGTCGTCATTCCCGCGCGCAACGAGGCGAGCTACCTGCCGCTGACCCTGCGTGCCCTCGCAAGCCAGAGTCTGGCCCCCCACGAGGTGATCGTGGTCGATCACGCCAGCCGCGACGGCACGGGCGAGGTGGCGCGGGCCTGGGGGGCGCGGGTGGTGGACTGTGCGGGAGGCGGCATCGCCCGGGCGCGGCAGGCCGGGCTGGGCGCGGCGCGCACCACCTGGGTCGCCACCACCGACGCGGACTCGCTGCCCGCCCCCGACTGGCTGGCGCGGCTGGCCCACGCGGCCGCCCGGCCCGGTCAGGTGGCCCTCTACGGCCCGATGCGCTTTTGCGGCGTCTCGCGCCCGCTGCGCCTGGCTTCCGAGCTGGGCTACGGCGCCTTCTTGCACGCCTGCGAACTCGCCGGGCGGCCCAACCTGGCCGGGGCCAACATGGCCTTTTCGCGTCAGGCCGCGCTGCTGGCGGGCGGCTACCCCGAGGTCGAGGCCTACGAGGACGTGCTGATGGGACAGGCGCTGGCCGAGCTGGGCACCGTGAGCTACGTGCCGGGCGCCCTGGTCGAGACGAGCGCGCGGCGCCTGGCGGGCGGCTGGTTGCCCTTCTTGTGGCGGCACGCCCTGAACCTCAGCGGTCATAGGCGGGGGTATTTCGCGGAGTGA
- a CDS encoding YkoP family protein, with protein sequence MAAAPPPIPSVWLLLLRAGAFGALWGGDPGVPALGLTVPLRTAPELRAALAALEARGVRATLLLPPALARLDPGGLRAATRAGHEVAGWGEPGELPLLEAVAGQPVTVWTLETPGPGGGLSRPHLARLAAWGVRPLPLPSPTPEPGAVVRVPGAQLGEWLPRVAALGYRPGPVRELPGLRVAGPRDLALHLYRRAVDDRFARAHGVVPLTERADAVMRVAARPLPGGLEPQGLRLTPGTPAAELHLHSPRLVGLTRRSALTAYRAYQRSLRDVARALRERPELRGARVVFAVTLFHGPLEKSGFTLVPLPPLTARMYGLGFRLMRAVYGTAQAPSETEPKLAWMEREAFLARHG encoded by the coding sequence ATGGCCGCCGCACCTCCACCCATACCCTCCGTCTGGCTCCTCCTGCTGCGCGCGGGGGCCTTCGGGGCGCTGTGGGGGGGCGATCCCGGCGTTCCGGCCCTGGGGCTGACGGTGCCGCTGCGGACAGCCCCCGAGCTGCGCGCGGCGCTCGCGGCGCTGGAGGCCCGGGGCGTGCGGGCCACCTTGCTACTGCCTCCCGCCCTGGCCCGCCTCGACCCCGGCGGCCTGCGCGCCGCCACCCGCGCCGGGCACGAGGTCGCCGGGTGGGGAGAGCCGGGAGAGCTGCCCTTGCTGGAGGCGGTGGCCGGGCAGCCCGTGACCGTCTGGACGCTGGAGACGCCGGGGCCGGGCGGTGGACTGAGCCGCCCCCACCTCGCCCGGCTGGCGGCCTGGGGGGTGCGTCCGCTGCCGCTGCCCTCGCCCACGCCGGAACCCGGCGCGGTCGTGCGGGTGCCGGGCGCCCAACTGGGCGAGTGGTTGCCCCGCGTGGCGGCCCTGGGGTACCGCCCGGGGCCGGTGCGCGAGCTGCCGGGGTTGCGCGTGGCCGGGCCGCGCGACCTGGCGCTGCACCTCTACCGCCGCGCGGTGGACGACCGCTTTGCCCGCGCGCACGGGGTCGTCCCGCTCACCGAACGCGCCGACGCCGTGATGCGGGTGGCGGCCCGGCCTCTCCCGGGCGGCCTGGAACCGCAGGGCCTGCGCCTGACTCCCGGCACCCCCGCCGCCGAGCTGCACCTGCACTCCCCGCGTCTGGTCGGCCTGACCCGCCGCAGCGCCCTGACTGCCTACCGCGCCTATCAGCGCTCGCTGCGCGACGTGGCCCGGGCACTGCGCGAGCGGCCCGAGCTGCGCGGCGCGCGGGTGGTGTTCGCGGTCACGCTCTTTCACGGACCACTGGAAAAGAGCGGCTTTACCCTGGTGCCTCTGCCCCCCCTCACCGCGCGGATGTACGGCCTGGGCTTCCGGCTGATGCGCGCGGTGTACGGCACCGCGCAGGCTCCCTCAGAAACCGAACCGAAACTCGCCTGGATGGAGCGGGAGGCGTTTCTGGCGCGGCACGGGTAA
- a CDS encoding alpha/beta fold hydrolase produces MKINRTARGLLALAALSLGAAALAQTAGTETATTSASSLRPALSGERRFLTLPGFGRVAYYAAPGGTGRPLLLTHSVNAAASAYEMKPLWDAYAGTRPVYALEWPGFGSSDRPDIRYTPELMAQALSALLAELGQEVDVVGLSLGGEFAARAALADPRIRTLALLSPSGLGQPRNGTQQANAADGGTRLYRTLSAVGTPLYAALRTRPSIEYFLSRSFRGPVDPGLVEYALETSRQPGAKYAPLYFISGGLFTPDAYGDLYSKLRVPAAVLYDRDAFVSFDRLPLFTAQPGVSAVRIEGTDGLPHFEKLAEVRAALDAFWAANR; encoded by the coding sequence ATGAAGATCAACCGGACCGCCCGGGGCTTGCTCGCCCTCGCCGCGCTCTCGCTGGGGGCCGCCGCGCTTGCGCAGACGGCGGGGACAGAGACGGCGACCACCTCCGCATCCAGCCTGCGCCCGGCCCTCAGCGGCGAGCGGCGCTTCCTGACCCTGCCGGGGTTTGGCCGGGTGGCCTACTACGCCGCGCCCGGCGGCACGGGGCGCCCGCTGCTGCTGACCCATTCGGTCAACGCCGCCGCCAGCGCCTACGAGATGAAGCCGCTGTGGGACGCCTACGCGGGCACCCGCCCCGTCTACGCGCTGGAGTGGCCCGGCTTCGGCAGCAGCGACCGCCCGGACATCCGCTACACGCCCGAGTTGATGGCGCAGGCCCTGAGTGCCCTGCTGGCCGAACTCGGGCAGGAGGTGGACGTGGTGGGCCTCAGCCTGGGGGGCGAGTTCGCGGCGCGGGCGGCGCTCGCCGACCCCCGCATCCGCACCCTGGCGCTGCTCAGCCCCAGCGGCCTGGGGCAGCCCCGCAACGGAACCCAGCAGGCGAACGCCGCGGACGGCGGCACGCGGCTCTACCGCACCCTCAGCGCGGTGGGGACGCCCCTGTACGCCGCGCTGCGGACCCGGCCCAGCATCGAGTACTTCCTGAGCCGCTCCTTCCGGGGGCCGGTGGACCCGGGCCTGGTCGAGTACGCGCTGGAGACCTCCCGCCAGCCCGGCGCCAAGTACGCTCCGCTGTACTTCATCAGCGGGGGGCTATTCACCCCTGACGCTTACGGCGACCTCTACAGCAAGCTGCGGGTACCCGCCGCGGTGCTGTACGACCGCGACGCCTTCGTGAGCTTCGACCGCCTGCCCCTCTTCACCGCGCAGCCGGGCGTGAGCGCCGTCCGGATCGAGGGCACCGACGGCCTGCCGCACTTCGAGAAGCTCGCGGAGGTCAGGGCGGCGCTGGACGCCTTCTGGGCCGCGAACCGCTGA
- a CDS encoding MFS transporter, with translation MRGRLSGWRARGWSRRPPLPLRPGTRGGVAATGAALACAEFVRSGLYAAYLPQASAGLLGLPKAEAVAAAAAALTVHFLADTLMRGPAGALIARRGVRLPLLAGAALSLGALALLPLAHHPATLLLMAALHGVGFSVMWPAAMNLTAEAARPGHQGRALTLLSVGVMPLIGAGVLVLGALAGGGGLTVPLLVLGVQAAALLAALGAPGRLGGAVDGRAAAPARPATRVRAVWRPLAPLLPGAFMQTLTLTLLGPLLFTLFPELGLGYWGMVGVLAVGGAAALGSFPLTGRIADGGHARLSVTLGFTLIGAALGLLATTPPVAALYALAALAGLGYAFVMPGWAALVTGTLPAAERPAAWGVLMTVENAGTALGPLVGALAYRQLGVPGPFLTGAALALLTATGYVVFRRAFARAADARPA, from the coding sequence ATGAGGGGGCGCCTGAGCGGCTGGCGTGCGCGCGGGTGGTCCCGGCGTCCCCCGCTGCCGCTGCGCCCCGGCACGCGGGGCGGCGTGGCGGCGACCGGGGCGGCGCTGGCCTGCGCCGAGTTTGTCCGCAGCGGCCTGTACGCGGCGTACCTGCCGCAGGCGAGCGCGGGGCTGCTGGGGCTGCCCAAGGCCGAGGCGGTCGCTGCCGCCGCCGCCGCGCTGACGGTGCATTTTCTGGCCGACACCCTGATGCGCGGCCCGGCGGGCGCCCTGATCGCCCGGCGCGGGGTGCGGCTCCCGCTGCTGGCGGGCGCGGCGCTGAGCCTGGGCGCCCTCGCGCTGCTGCCGCTGGCGCACCACCCCGCCACCCTGCTTCTGATGGCCGCGCTGCACGGCGTCGGCTTCTCGGTGATGTGGCCCGCCGCCATGAACCTGACCGCCGAGGCGGCCCGGCCCGGGCACCAGGGCCGCGCCCTGACCCTGCTGAGCGTGGGCGTCATGCCCCTGATCGGGGCGGGCGTGCTGGTGCTGGGCGCGCTGGCCGGGGGCGGGGGCCTGACCGTGCCGCTGCTGGTGTTGGGGGTGCAGGCGGCGGCACTCCTCGCGGCGCTGGGGGCGCCCGGGCGGCTGGGGGGGGCTGTGGACGGCCGCGCCGCCGCACCCGCCCGGCCCGCCACGCGGGTGCGGGCGGTGTGGCGGCCGCTCGCCCCGCTGCTGCCGGGCGCCTTTATGCAGACCCTTACCCTGACGCTGCTGGGGCCACTGCTGTTCACGCTCTTTCCTGAGCTGGGGCTGGGCTACTGGGGCATGGTCGGGGTGCTGGCGGTGGGTGGGGCGGCGGCGCTGGGAAGCTTTCCGCTGACGGGCCGCATCGCGGACGGCGGCCACGCCCGTCTCTCGGTCACACTGGGGTTCACCCTGATCGGGGCGGCGCTGGGCCTGCTCGCCACCACACCCCCCGTCGCGGCGCTGTACGCGCTGGCCGCCCTCGCCGGGCTGGGCTACGCCTTTGTGATGCCCGGCTGGGCCGCGCTGGTGACCGGCACCCTGCCCGCCGCCGAGCGCCCCGCCGCCTGGGGCGTCCTGATGACCGTCGAGAACGCCGGGACCGCCCTGGGGCCGCTGGTGGGCGCGCTGGCCTACCGCCAGCTGGGGGTGCCCGGCCCCTTTCTGACGGGCGCCGCGCTGGCGCTGCTGACCGCCACCGGCTACGTCGTCTTTCGCCGCGCCTTCGCCCGCGCTGCGGATGCCCGCCCCGCCTGA
- a CDS encoding lipid-A-disaccharide synthase-related protein: MTPAAVPRPALLLSNGVAEDLIGAQLLAHLLAGGGAARARVLPLVGAGRAYAGLAGAARVGRALELPSGGFPFGSLANLGSDLRAGLIGASLGQWRLAAEAARGTGAVVVVGDAYALMVGTLAARAAAAPLVHVQPLLSAHYAEGLGLRGALGELNALGANYPLPYELRLARRARAVFVRDAATERYYAARGVRARWAGGFAPDVLPAPEHDLRGLTGGRQVLALLPGTREDHRESLGLMLRAAARLPEVQALVAWPHGWEAATLPPGWTLRVQDAETAWAQGEGARVGLLRGAFGAVARAADVAVGTAGTANEQLAGLGVPVVAFPTRGPQFTPGFARRQGRLLGEALSVVTPDPAAVAAEVQALLPAGPRRARAALAGLTRIGPGGALPVIAAEVRALLEVEAAAPHAAPYGPP; this comes from the coding sequence GTGACCCCTGCCGCTGTCCCCCGGCCCGCCCTGCTGCTGTCGAACGGCGTGGCCGAGGACCTGATCGGCGCGCAGCTGCTGGCGCACCTGCTGGCAGGGGGCGGCGCGGCGCGGGCGCGGGTGCTGCCGCTGGTGGGGGCGGGGCGGGCCTACGCGGGGCTGGCGGGCGCGGCGCGGGTGGGCCGGGCGCTGGAGCTGCCCAGCGGCGGCTTTCCCTTCGGGAGTCTGGCGAACCTGGGCTCGGACCTGCGGGCCGGCCTGATCGGCGCGTCGCTGGGGCAGTGGCGCCTGGCCGCAGAGGCCGCGCGGGGAACGGGCGCGGTCGTGGTGGTGGGCGACGCCTACGCCCTGATGGTGGGCACGCTGGCCGCGCGCGCTGCGGCTGCGCCGCTGGTCCACGTCCAGCCGCTGCTGAGCGCGCACTACGCCGAGGGGCTGGGGCTGCGCGGGGCGCTGGGCGAACTCAACGCGCTGGGCGCCAACTACCCGCTGCCCTACGAGTTGCGGCTGGCGCGGCGGGCGCGGGCGGTGTTCGTGCGCGACGCGGCGACCGAGCGGTATTACGCCGCGCGGGGGGTGCGGGCGCGCTGGGCGGGGGGCTTCGCGCCCGACGTGCTGCCCGCCCCCGAACACGACCTGAGGGGGCTGACGGGCGGCAGGCAGGTCCTGGCCCTGTTGCCCGGCACCCGCGAGGACCACCGCGAGAGCCTGGGCCTGATGCTGCGCGCCGCCGCCCGGCTGCCGGAGGTGCAGGCGCTGGTCGCCTGGCCGCACGGGTGGGAGGCCGCCACGCTCCCGCCGGGCTGGACGCTGCGGGTGCAGGATGCGGAGACGGCCTGGGCGCAGGGCGAGGGCGCCCGGGTCGGGCTGCTGCGCGGCGCCTTCGGGGCGGTCGCGCGGGCGGCCGACGTGGCGGTGGGCACGGCGGGCACCGCCAACGAGCAGCTCGCCGGGCTGGGCGTGCCCGTCGTGGCCTTTCCCACGCGCGGCCCGCAGTTCACGCCCGGTTTCGCCCGGCGGCAGGGGCGGCTCTTGGGAGAGGCGCTCAGCGTGGTCACCCCCGACCCGGCCGCGGTCGCCGCCGAGGTGCAGGCGCTGCTGCCCGCCGGGCCGAGGCGGGCGCGCGCGGCGCTGGCGGGCCTGACCCGTATCGGCCCGGGGGGCGCCCTTCCGGTGATCGCGGCCGAGGTGCGGGCACTGCTGGAAGTGGAAGCGGCGGCCCCGCACGCGGCCCCGTATGGCCCGCCCTGA
- a CDS encoding polysaccharide deacetylase family protein — MGRGPSTTPPRRWRWLGGALLAAGGAALLADLWGRAAGWGALGPGDRRVPRVALTFDDGPGERTPELLAVLARRGARATFFVTAPAAARWPEGVRAIREAGHAVEAHGRWHLHALRLSPWREWAQVRWHPRAAEPGPHLYRPPYGGHSPLTRLLARLARRQVALWDVEGRDWTAAPAADLAAGVLAQVRPGSVVLLHDGPAVTPELLDRVLAGLRERGLTPVRLAELPPRPIGLREGLRRLRASYGR, encoded by the coding sequence ATGGGGCGCGGGCCGTCCACCACGCCTCCTCGCCGCTGGCGGTGGCTGGGGGGCGCCCTGCTCGCCGCCGGGGGCGCGGCGCTGCTGGCCGACCTGTGGGGCCGGGCGGCCGGGTGGGGGGCGCTGGGGCCGGGAGACCGCCGCGTGCCGCGCGTGGCGCTGACCTTCGACGACGGGCCGGGCGAGCGCACGCCCGAGCTGCTGGCCGTGCTGGCGCGGCGCGGCGCCCGCGCCACCTTTTTCGTGACGGCGCCCGCCGCTGCGCGCTGGCCGGAGGGGGTGCGGGCGATCCGCGAGGCCGGGCACGCGGTCGAGGCGCACGGCCGCTGGCACCTCCACGCCCTGCGCCTTTCCCCCTGGCGCGAGTGGGCGCAGGTCCGCTGGCACCCGCGCGCCGCTGAGCCGGGTCCGCACCTCTACCGCCCGCCCTACGGGGGCCACAGCCCGCTGACCCGCCTGCTGGCCCGGCTGGCCCGGCGTCAGGTCGCGCTGTGGGACGTGGAGGGCCGCGACTGGACTGCCGCCCCGGCCGCCGACCTCGCCGCCGGGGTGCTGGCCCAGGTCCGCCCCGGCAGCGTGGTCCTGCTGCACGACGGCCCGGCCGTGACGCCCGAGCTGCTCGACCGGGTGCTCGCCGGGTTGCGCGAGCGCGGCCTGACGCCGGTCCGCCTGGCCGAGCTGCCGCCGCGTCCCATCGGTCTGCGGGAGGGGCTGCGGCGCCTGCGCGCGAGCTACGGACGCTGA